Proteins co-encoded in one secondary endosymbiont of Trabutina mannipara genomic window:
- the prmC gene encoding peptide chain release factor N(5)-glutamine methyltransferase: MNWQQWLTQAKKRLLISESPSAKRDAEILLSQVTGANRTKILAFGETLLTDAQNKKLNLLLERRERGEPIAYLTGEREFWSLKLRVTTDTLIPRADTECLVQCTLDIMSPICGAKVLDLGTGSGAIALAIAFERPAWYITGVDRIPSAVSIAQENAKILGINNVHFQESYWFQSVNIHNYNIVVSNPPYIYKNDPYLTQGDVRFEPKSSLVSGKNGFQDLEIICRESIKHLIPGGWLILEHGWRQGAYVRTLLANFGFSRIVTIRDYGDNDRVSKGQKL, encoded by the coding sequence ATGAACTGGCAACAATGGTTAACTCAGGCTAAAAAACGTTTGCTTATATCCGAAAGTCCTAGCGCTAAACGTGATGCTGAAATTTTACTGTCTCAAGTTACTGGAGCCAATCGCACTAAAATACTAGCATTTGGAGAAACTTTGTTGACAGATGCACAAAATAAAAAGCTGAATTTATTATTGGAACGACGGGAACGGGGAGAACCTATTGCATATCTGACGGGAGAACGTGAATTTTGGTCATTAAAACTTAGAGTAACAACTGATACTTTAATTCCACGCGCTGATACGGAATGTCTAGTACAGTGCACATTAGATATAATGTCGCCTATTTGTGGCGCTAAGGTACTAGATTTAGGTACAGGAAGCGGAGCTATTGCTTTAGCTATCGCTTTTGAGCGACCTGCATGGTATATAACCGGCGTTGATCGCATTCCTAGTGCTGTCTCTATAGCTCAAGAGAACGCTAAAATTCTGGGGATAAATAATGTACACTTTCAAGAAAGTTACTGGTTTCAATCAGTGAATATACACAATTATAATATTGTGGTTAGTAATCCTCCTTATATTTATAAAAACGATCCTTATCTTACACAAGGAGACGTAAGATTTGAACCAAAATCATCGCTAGTTTCCGGTAAAAATGGTTTCCAAGATTTAGAAATCATTTGTAGAGAGTCAATAAAACATTTGATACCTGGAGGTTGGTTGATTTTAGAACACGGATGGCGTCAAGGGGCATACGTCAGAACTTTGCTTGCAAATTTCGGATTTAGTAGAATAGTAACTATCCGCGATTATGGTGATAATGATCGTGTTAGTAAGGGACAAAAATTATAA
- the prfA gene encoding peptide chain release factor 1: MKSSIIAKLEALQERRKKVEALLSDPNIISDQVRFRVLSKEYAQFLDVTSCFGRWKKVKENINIAERLLNDPEMHDIAHEELQEAILNKKKLEQQLQILLLPKDPDDERGCFIEIRAGTGGDEAALFVGELFRMYSRFAENRKWNIDIVSISDADHGGYKEIIAKISNKGAYGILKFESGGHRVQRIPETESQGRIHTSVCTVVVMPEVPEKELPKINDVDLRIDTFRSSGAGGQHVNTTESAIRITHIPTGLVVECQDERSQHKNKAKALAVLGARLRAIEVNRRQQDKSSTRRKLLGCGDRYDRIRTYNFSQRRVTDHRIYLTLYRLEEIIGGKLDILIQPIMQEYQADQLIALSEQ; this comes from the coding sequence ATGAAGTCATCCATAATAGCTAAATTAGAGGCGTTACAAGAACGTAGAAAAAAAGTAGAAGCGCTACTTAGCGATCCCAATATAATTTCAGATCAGGTGCGTTTTCGTGTATTATCGAAGGAGTACGCACAATTTTTAGATGTTACTAGCTGTTTTGGGCGTTGGAAAAAAGTTAAAGAGAATATTAATATAGCTGAACGCTTACTAAATGATCCAGAAATGCATGATATAGCTCATGAGGAGCTGCAAGAGGCTATTTTAAATAAAAAAAAATTGGAACAGCAGTTACAAATTTTACTTTTGCCTAAAGATCCAGACGATGAAAGAGGATGCTTCATAGAGATACGTGCCGGCACAGGAGGCGATGAAGCAGCACTATTCGTAGGCGAATTGTTCCGTATGTACAGCCGTTTTGCAGAAAATAGAAAATGGAATATAGATATTGTTAGCATTAGCGATGCTGATCATGGAGGCTATAAAGAAATTATTGCTAAGATTTCTAATAAAGGTGCTTACGGTATATTAAAATTTGAATCTGGCGGTCATCGCGTACAACGTATACCAGAAACTGAATCTCAAGGACGTATCCACACATCTGTGTGTACCGTAGTGGTGATGCCTGAAGTACCAGAAAAAGAACTACCTAAAATAAACGATGTTGATCTGCGTATCGATACTTTTCGATCTTCTGGAGCAGGAGGTCAGCATGTTAATACGACAGAATCGGCTATTCGCATTACTCATATCCCTACAGGATTAGTTGTAGAATGCCAAGACGAACGCTCCCAACATAAGAATAAAGCTAAAGCATTAGCGGTACTAGGAGCTCGGTTGCGCGCTATTGAAGTTAATCGTAGGCAGCAGGATAAATCATCTACGCGCAGAAAATTACTGGGATGCGGTGATCGATACGATCGTATCCGCACCTACAATTTTTCGCAAAGAAGAGTAACTGATCACCGTATATATCTGACGCTGTATAGGCTTGAAGAAATAATTGGAGGTAAATTGGATATACTAATCCAACCTATAATGCAGGAATATCAAGCTGATCAGCTAATAGCGTTGTCTGAACAATGA
- a CDS encoding ribose-phosphate pyrophosphokinase, producing the protein MPNIKLFSGNATTELAERIANILDTSLGNATVGRFTDGEINVQINENVRGDDIFIIQSTCAPTNDNFMELVIMVDALRRASAGRITTVIPYFGYARQDRRVRSARVPITAKVVADFLSIINVDRVLTVDLHAEQIHGFFNMPLDNLFGSTILIEDMLQHNLENPMIVSPDIGGVMRARSISKVLNNADMAIVDKYRSRANFSQVMHIIGNVKGRDCVLVDDMIDTGGTLCKAAEVLKEQGAKRVFAYATHPIFSGNAYENIKNSLIETVSVCDTIPLNPAIKALPNVRTLTLSGMLAEAIRRLSNEESISAMFT; encoded by the coding sequence GTGCCCAATATAAAACTTTTTTCTGGAAATGCAACTACGGAACTAGCAGAACGTATTGCTAATATTTTAGATACAAGTCTCGGCAATGCCACCGTTGGTAGATTCACTGACGGAGAAATTAACGTGCAAATTAATGAAAATGTACGTGGTGACGATATTTTTATTATACAATCTACTTGTGCACCTACAAACGATAATTTTATGGAATTAGTAATTATGGTTGATGCACTTCGCAGGGCTTCTGCTGGACGTATCACTACAGTTATTCCTTATTTTGGATATGCGCGTCAGGATCGACGCGTACGCTCAGCACGGGTTCCAATTACAGCAAAAGTAGTAGCTGATTTTTTATCAATTATTAATGTTGATCGTGTATTGACTGTAGATCTACATGCTGAACAAATTCATGGTTTTTTTAATATGCCGTTAGACAACTTGTTTGGAAGCACCATCTTGATCGAAGATATGTTGCAGCATAATTTAGAAAATCCGATGATTGTATCTCCAGATATTGGAGGAGTTATGCGTGCTCGATCAATATCTAAGGTTCTTAATAATGCCGATATGGCAATTGTAGACAAGTACCGTTCTCGCGCTAATTTTTCACAGGTTATGCATATCATCGGCAATGTAAAAGGACGTGATTGTGTGTTAGTAGATGATATGATCGACACTGGAGGTACTTTGTGTAAAGCTGCAGAAGTTTTGAAAGAACAGGGCGCTAAAAGGGTTTTTGCATACGCTACGCATCCAATATTTTCAGGAAATGCTTATGAAAATATTAAGAATTCGTTAATAGAAACAGTTAGTGTTTGTGACACTATTCCGCTAAATCCAGCAATTAAAGCACTGCCCAACGTACGTACACTGACATTGTCTGGGATGCTAGCAGAAGCTATTCGCCGTCTTAGCAACGAAGAATCAATTTCTGCAATGTTTACCTAA
- the pth gene encoding aminoacyl-tRNA hydrolase, which translates to MKIKLIVGLANPGTKYVATRHNYGSFYIKLLANRYLQTLKENSKFYGYTCKIPILGNNIYLLIPNTFMNLSGKAVAAIANFYHISPEEILVAHDELNMLPGNVKIKINGGHNGHNGLKDIIAHLGGNQFYRLRIGIGHPGNKNEVVYFVLNKPPTEEQKLINSAIDEAVRCTDIIINKIP; encoded by the coding sequence ATGAAAATTAAATTAATCGTAGGGCTAGCTAATCCTGGCACTAAATACGTAGCTACGCGCCACAATTACGGATCTTTTTATATAAAATTACTTGCTAATCGCTACCTTCAAACTTTAAAAGAGAATAGTAAATTTTATGGATATACCTGCAAGATACCTATATTAGGCAACAATATCTATCTTCTAATACCCAATACTTTTATGAATTTGAGCGGAAAAGCGGTAGCAGCAATAGCTAATTTTTATCATATTTCTCCAGAGGAGATTTTAGTAGCTCACGATGAATTAAATATGTTGCCAGGCAATGTTAAAATTAAGATTAATGGCGGTCATAACGGTCATAACGGATTGAAAGATATTATCGCCCATCTTGGGGGGAATCAATTTTATCGACTACGCATTGGTATCGGCCATCCAGGTAATAAAAATGAAGTAGTATATTTTGTTCTTAATAAGCCGCCAACAGAAGAACAAAAATTAATTAATAGTGCTATCGACGAAGCTGTTCGATGTACGGATATTATTATCAATAAAATACCATAA
- the ychF gene encoding redox-regulated ATPase YchF gives MSVKCGIIGLPNVGKSTLFNALTNASVAAANFPFCTIEPNIGIVPIPDPRIYQLADIVKPQRVVFPKIEFIDIAGLLKGASKGEGLGNKFLSNIRKTEAIAHVVRCFESDNIIHMTGQVDPVKDIDIINTELALFDLDLCTKTIQQVQKRVQIGDKNARIELLVLEKCLPHLKEGGMLRMLNFSRDEKRAIRYIKFLTIKPIMYIANVSENDCNDNVYLSKLCEIASSERSIVIAVCAVVESYISKIKKKNQFLADLGIEEPGLNRIIRAGYNLLNLQTYFTAGVKELRAWTIPVGTTALQASGKIHTDFKKGFIRVKTISFDDFITYKGEQGAKKAGKIRFEGKEYIVMDGDVLNFLFNI, from the coding sequence ATGAGTGTTAAATGCGGTATTATAGGATTACCTAATGTAGGTAAATCTACTTTATTTAATGCGCTAACTAATGCAAGCGTTGCAGCTGCAAATTTTCCATTTTGTACTATTGAGCCTAATATTGGAATAGTGCCAATACCTGATCCTAGGATATATCAGTTAGCCGATATTGTAAAACCACAACGTGTCGTTTTTCCTAAAATTGAATTTATAGATATCGCTGGACTATTAAAAGGTGCATCAAAAGGTGAAGGTCTAGGTAATAAGTTTTTATCCAATATTCGTAAAACAGAAGCTATTGCCCATGTAGTGCGCTGTTTTGAAAGCGACAATATTATTCATATGACAGGACAAGTTGATCCAGTAAAAGACATAGATATCATAAATACGGAACTTGCCTTATTTGATCTAGATTTGTGTACAAAAACTATTCAACAAGTGCAAAAAAGGGTTCAAATTGGCGATAAAAACGCCAGGATAGAATTGTTGGTATTAGAAAAATGTTTACCCCACCTTAAAGAGGGTGGCATGTTGCGAATGCTAAATTTTTCTAGAGACGAGAAAAGAGCTATCCGCTATATTAAATTTTTAACAATAAAACCAATAATGTATATTGCTAACGTTAGTGAAAATGATTGTAATGATAATGTTTACTTAAGTAAGTTGTGCGAGATTGCCTCTTCTGAAAGATCGATAGTAATTGCGGTATGTGCAGTAGTGGAATCCTATATCTCAAAAATTAAAAAAAAAAATCAATTTTTAGCTGATTTGGGTATTGAAGAGCCGGGATTAAACCGTATTATTCGCGCTGGTTATAACTTATTGAATCTGCAAACTTATTTTACCGCAGGTGTAAAAGAATTACGTGCTTGGACCATTCCTGTCGGAACTACTGCATTGCAAGCATCTGGTAAAATTCATACTGATTTTAAAAAAGGATTTATTCGTGTCAAAACTATTTCTTTTGATGATTTTATTACCTATAAAGGGGAGCAAGGAGCTAAAAAAGCTGGAAAAATTCGTTTTGAAGGAAAAGAATATATAGTTATGGATGGCGATGTATTAAATTTTTTATTTAATATTTAA